From Campylobacter concisus, a single genomic window includes:
- a CDS encoding toluene tolerance protein, translating into MKILKILTMILLFTTSLFAISKEQIKPEVEMKTTKVIEILKDTNLDNNAKTKEIFALLDPFFDYKQMAKISLGKRYNSLSSDEQAKFDVAFEQKLKSSYIDKLLGYKDQEIRITGESEPQKNRYWLTSELINDGKSYEFVYKFYDAKERGWLIYDLDIVGVSIIQTYRSQFGDVLNNADFNTLLQKLNEAVLPDQNKTNP; encoded by the coding sequence ATGAAAATTTTAAAAATTCTAACTATGATTTTACTTTTTACAACTAGCCTTTTTGCTATTTCGAAAGAGCAGATCAAGCCTGAAGTAGAGATGAAAACAACAAAGGTTATTGAAATTTTAAAAGATACAAATTTAGACAATAATGCAAAGACAAAAGAAATTTTTGCTCTTCTTGATCCATTTTTTGACTATAAACAAATGGCAAAGATAAGCCTTGGTAAACGTTACAACAGTCTAAGTAGCGATGAGCAAGCTAAATTTGACGTAGCATTTGAGCAAAAACTAAAAAGCTCATACATAGATAAACTTTTAGGATACAAAGATCAAGAGATACGTATAACTGGCGAGAGCGAACCTCAAAAAAATAGATACTGGCTAACATCTGAGCTTATAAATGATGGCAAGAGCTACGAATTTGTCTATAAATTTTATGACGCTAAAGAGCGTGGTTGGCTCATTTACGATCTTGATATCGTTGGTGTAAGCATCATTCAAACATACAGAAGTCAGTTTGGTGATGTGCTAAATAACGCTGATTTCAATACTCTTTTACAAAAGCTAAACGAAGCTGTTTTGCCTGATCAAAATAAAACTAACCCTTAA
- a CDS encoding citrate (Si)-synthase: MSSNTATLTDNRTGKSYEFPILKGTMGPDVIDISTFFSDTGMFTFDRGYTSTAMCRSAITYIDGLKGELMYRGYDIAYLAENKTFLDVAYLLLNKELPTNEQYINFKTELKKRSFIHEGMMKLFDAFPDKAHPMAILQAAVSALSAFYSDHLNMDKPEEYHEMAMRIIAKIPTIAAFSYRYSRGLPIIYPNLDRGFTENFLYMMRGYPYEHVDLKPIEIKALDTVFMLHADHEQNASTTTVRTVGSTHAHPYACISAGIGALWGWAHGGANEGVIRQLEEIGSVANVDRYIARAKDKNDPFRLMGFGHRVYKNFDPRAKVLKKMRDQLMDEIGINSELIKIANRIEDIALNDDYFVSRNLYPNVDFHSGLILKALGIPNNMFAVIFVIGRTPGWISQWIELKEQDTIKIVRPRQLYVGETNRTPK; this comes from the coding sequence ATGTCATCAAATACAGCTACGCTAACTGATAACAGAACCGGCAAGAGTTACGAGTTTCCTATACTAAAAGGCACTATGGGGCCTGATGTGATAGACATCTCGACATTTTTTAGTGATACTGGAATGTTTACTTTTGACAGAGGTTATACTTCAACTGCGATGTGTCGCTCGGCAATAACTTACATAGACGGCTTAAAAGGCGAACTAATGTATAGAGGTTATGATATCGCGTATTTGGCCGAAAATAAGACATTTTTAGACGTGGCATACTTACTCTTAAACAAAGAGCTTCCAACAAATGAGCAGTATATAAATTTTAAAACCGAGCTTAAAAAAAGAAGCTTTATACATGAAGGCATGATGAAGCTATTTGACGCATTTCCAGATAAAGCTCACCCTATGGCGATATTACAAGCGGCAGTCTCAGCGCTAAGTGCCTTTTACTCAGATCACTTAAATATGGATAAACCTGAAGAGTATCACGAGATGGCTATGCGTATAATCGCTAAAATTCCAACGATTGCAGCCTTTAGCTACCGATACTCACGCGGTCTTCCTATCATATATCCGAATTTAGATCGTGGCTTTACTGAAAATTTTCTTTATATGATGAGGGGCTATCCATACGAGCACGTCGATCTTAAGCCAATCGAGATAAAGGCGCTTGATACGGTCTTTATGCTCCACGCTGATCATGAGCAAAATGCTTCAACAACGACTGTTAGAACCGTTGGCTCAACGCACGCTCACCCATACGCATGTATAAGTGCGGGCATCGGAGCACTTTGGGGCTGGGCTCATGGCGGTGCAAACGAGGGTGTCATCCGCCAGCTTGAAGAGATAGGTTCGGTAGCAAATGTCGATAGATACATCGCTAGAGCAAAGGATAAAAACGATCCATTTAGGCTAATGGGTTTTGGTCACAGGGTCTATAAAAATTTTGATCCTCGCGCAAAAGTGCTCAAAAAAATGAGAGATCAGCTTATGGATGAGATAGGCATTAACTCAGAGCTCATCAAGATCGCCAACCGCATCGAGGATATCGCGCTAAATGATGATTATTTTGTGAGTAGAAATTTGTATCCAAATGTTGATTTTCACTCAGGACTCATCCTAAAAGCGCTTGGCATACCAAATAATATGTTTGCCGTCATCTTTGTAATCGGCAGGACTCCTGGCTGGATTAGTCAGTGGATCGAGCTAAAAGAGCAAGATACGATAAAGATCGTCCGCCCAAGACAGCTTTATGTTGGAGAGACAAACAGAACACCAAAATGA
- a CDS encoding molybdate ABC transporter substrate-binding protein, with the protein MKKFLLLMAAIFAFGNENLLVSAGGGYKKIVEAVAQNLKKDGVNIDTSFANITAIMAQAKEGKTDVIVGDEDFLKKSDLKIAEYVNLGSGTLVLVTKKGVKIEKFDELKALSKIAMPDATKTVYGKRANEFMQKANLSGELKDKILAVAGVPQVVTYVLNGEVDAGFINQTELNAHKDEFGSFILIDKSLYAPANIVAAKLEGCDKKADCEKFLNKLKSER; encoded by the coding sequence ATGAAAAAGTTTTTACTTCTAATGGCCGCAATTTTTGCATTTGGCAATGAAAATTTGCTAGTAAGTGCGGGTGGCGGATATAAAAAGATAGTTGAAGCAGTCGCGCAAAATCTCAAAAAAGATGGCGTAAATATCGACACCTCTTTTGCAAACATCACAGCGATCATGGCACAGGCAAAAGAGGGCAAAACTGACGTGATAGTGGGCGATGAAGACTTTTTGAAAAAGTCTGATCTAAAGATCGCTGAATACGTAAATTTAGGCTCAGGCACTTTGGTTTTAGTTACCAAAAAGGGCGTGAAAATTGAAAAATTTGACGAGCTAAAAGCGCTTTCTAAGATCGCTATGCCAGACGCTACAAAGACGGTTTATGGCAAAAGAGCGAATGAATTTATGCAAAAAGCAAATTTAAGTGGCGAGCTAAAAGATAAAATTTTAGCAGTTGCTGGCGTGCCACAAGTCGTTACTTATGTATTAAACGGCGAAGTTGATGCTGGCTTTATCAACCAGACCGAACTAAATGCACACAAAGATGAATTTGGCAGTTTTATCTTGATAGACAAATCGCTTTATGCTCCAGCAAACATCGTAGCTGCAAAGCTTGAAGGATGCGATAAAAAGGCTGATTGTGAGAAATTTCTAAATAAGCTAAAAAGCGAGAGATAA
- a CDS encoding nicotinate phosphoribosyltransferase (catalyzes the formation of 5-phospho-alpha-D-ribose 1-diphosphate and nicotinate from nicotinate D-ribonucleotide and diphosphate), translating into MNELELKMQGKIKRLTDKTFRLDPRIGEGYFTAKYFLKVNEIIKQNLPDQHVTMQFFQRRDDIVLCGIDEVLAIINKFAKNPSELEIYVLNDGDIINANEPVLKISGKYENFGFLENVIDATLTRRSCVATNSRDVIRAANGKDVFSMADRQDDICTQPGDGYASFIGGIKKVATDAQGELTGLKGGGTMPHALIQMCGGDIVKASEIYAKTFENEKITALVDYNNDVITDALKAANALKERLGAVRVDTSKNLIDKYFEDKDTSKFDPHGVCKELIFALREALDKAGFKYVKIVVSSGFSPKIIEDFEDYNTPVDTYGVGSYLVKNDICGFTGDLVELNGKNEAKFGRKNFISDRLKRVKF; encoded by the coding sequence ATGAACGAACTCGAGCTAAAGATGCAAGGCAAGATAAAAAGGCTAACAGATAAAACTTTTAGGCTAGATCCAAGGATCGGCGAGGGCTACTTTACTGCGAAATATTTTCTAAAAGTAAATGAGATAATTAAGCAAAACCTGCCAGATCAGCATGTGACGATGCAGTTTTTCCAAAGGCGTGATGATATCGTGCTTTGTGGCATCGACGAGGTTTTAGCTATCATCAATAAATTTGCCAAAAACCCAAGTGAGCTTGAAATTTACGTACTTAATGATGGCGATATCATAAACGCAAACGAGCCAGTTTTAAAAATAAGCGGTAAGTATGAAAATTTCGGCTTTTTAGAAAATGTGATTGATGCGACGCTTACTAGAAGAAGCTGCGTGGCGACAAACTCAAGAGATGTGATAAGAGCGGCAAATGGCAAGGACGTTTTCAGCATGGCAGACAGGCAAGATGACATCTGCACACAACCAGGTGACGGCTATGCCTCATTTATCGGCGGTATAAAAAAAGTTGCTACTGACGCTCAGGGCGAGCTTACGGGGCTAAAAGGTGGTGGCACAATGCCTCATGCGCTCATTCAAATGTGCGGCGGGGATATAGTAAAAGCCTCAGAAATTTATGCTAAGACCTTTGAAAATGAGAAGATCACGGCATTGGTGGACTATAATAACGATGTGATTACAGACGCATTAAAGGCTGCAAACGCCCTAAAAGAGAGGCTTGGCGCGGTTAGGGTTGATACTAGTAAAAATTTGATAGATAAATATTTTGAGGACAAAGACACGAGTAAATTTGACCCACACGGTGTTTGTAAGGAGCTTATATTTGCTCTAAGAGAGGCGCTTGATAAAGCTGGCTTTAAATACGTTAAAATCGTCGTTAGCTCAGGTTTTAGTCCTAAGATTATAGAAGATTTTGAAGATTATAACACGCCGGTTGATACTTATGGCGTTGGAAGTTATCTTGTTAAAAATGACATTTGTGGCTTTACTGGCGATCTAGTCGAGCTAAATGGCAAAAATGAAGCTAAATTTGGTAGAAAAAATTTTATTTCAGATAGACTAAAGAGAGTGAAATTTTAA
- a CDS encoding 3'(2'),5'-bisphosphate nucleotidase CysQ produces the protein MSELLNLAKKAAVNAGAQIMKFYSADNTALKVCLKDDSSPLTSADLAANEAIIKILSKSGIKICSEESILQESVKDEFWLVDPLDGTKEFLARNGEFCVCIALIKKARPVLGVIFIPVSKELFYADENGAFKEILDDNDEIIKRVDLNKKDKNLDNLIFSSRRGDAKEIEFIGQSLNFEQRCIGSAIKFCRLIEFGGAYLRFAPSYLWDNAAGEALVNFCDGKVFDANSGKEMSYELANLKSPFFIALSKNTLNLKDKITQLYKQSKI, from the coding sequence ATGAGTGAGCTTCTAAATTTAGCTAAAAAAGCAGCCGTTAATGCTGGAGCGCAAATAATGAAATTTTACTCTGCAGATAATACGGCTCTTAAAGTCTGCCTAAAAGATGACAGCTCGCCACTAACTAGCGCTGATCTAGCTGCAAATGAAGCGATAATAAAAATTCTAAGCAAAAGTGGGATAAAAATTTGCTCTGAAGAGAGCATCTTGCAAGAAAGCGTTAAAGACGAGTTTTGGCTCGTAGATCCTCTTGATGGCACGAAAGAATTTCTAGCTAGAAATGGCGAATTTTGCGTTTGTATAGCACTTATAAAAAAAGCTAGACCGGTGCTTGGCGTGATATTTATCCCAGTTAGTAAAGAGCTTTTTTACGCTGATGAAAATGGCGCTTTTAAAGAAATTTTAGATGACAATGATGAAATCATAAAGAGAGTTGATTTAAATAAAAAAGATAAAAATTTAGACAATCTAATCTTTTCAAGCAGAAGAGGCGACGCCAAAGAGATAGAATTTATAGGGCAGAGCTTAAATTTTGAGCAAAGGTGCATCGGCTCAGCCATAAAATTTTGCCGTTTGATTGAATTTGGTGGAGCTTATTTGAGATTTGCCCCAAGCTATCTTTGGGACAATGCAGCAGGAGAAGCGCTCGTAAATTTTTGTGACGGAAAAGTATTTGACGCTAATAGCGGCAAAGAGATGAGCTACGAGCTTGCTAATTTAAAAAGTCCATTTTTCATAGCTCTCTCAAAAAACACACTAAATCTAAAAGATAAAATCACACAACTATATAAACAAAGTAAAATTTAA
- a CDS encoding molybdenum ABC transporter permease subunit has protein sequence MIDELKNIDYEPFWLSLKLSFITTFILFFACITLAYFMSQKKFFGKSFLESIISLPLVLPPSVLGFYLLIFLSPYSAFGKFIEEIFGVRLVFNFTGLVVASCIYSLPFMFGPIYAGLNSLKKSLFEASYSLGKNKLTTIFRVILPSIRSNLLTATVVSFAHTMGEFGVVLMIGGSVAGESKVASIAIFEAVEMLDYTKAHVYALLMLIISFFVLFIVYLLNSKKA, from the coding sequence ATGATAGACGAGTTAAAAAATATCGATTACGAGCCGTTTTGGCTCTCGTTAAAACTATCTTTTATAACTACTTTTATCTTGTTCTTTGCCTGCATTACGCTTGCATATTTTATGTCGCAGAAAAAATTCTTTGGTAAATCATTTTTAGAGTCGATAATCTCACTACCTTTGGTTTTGCCGCCAAGTGTTCTTGGCTTTTATCTGCTTATTTTTTTATCGCCTTATTCTGCCTTTGGTAAATTTATCGAAGAAATTTTTGGAGTTAGGCTGGTTTTCAACTTCACAGGTCTTGTTGTGGCAAGTTGTATTTATTCATTGCCATTTATGTTTGGGCCGATTTATGCTGGACTAAACAGCCTAAAAAAGAGCCTTTTTGAAGCGAGTTATAGCCTTGGCAAAAACAAACTTACAACTATTTTTCGAGTGATACTTCCAAGCATTAGATCAAATTTGTTAACAGCTACTGTCGTTAGCTTTGCTCACACTATGGGCGAGTTTGGCGTTGTTTTAATGATAGGCGGTAGCGTAGCTGGAGAGAGCAAAGTCGCAAGTATTGCGATATTTGAAGCGGTTGAAATGCTTGATTATACCAAGGCTCATGTCTATGCACTTTTGATGTTAATAATTAGCTTTTTTGTCCTTTTTATAGTTTATCTTTTAAATTCTAAAAAAGCTTAA
- a CDS encoding transporter produces the protein MILKLGIFTFLVLFFCACSSVLTPATAPLNVYDAYSISRDKRGIYSITRDKFIQSKLQSKILFSKGLSNIDIEIEVFYGDAYLIGLVDSKELEDKLVELAKSTDGVRKIYTYLRIKKPEYPCDSLKILANLKQNLFKDSIVEGTNVRVSIVGCDVVFSGVVDSIEQEKHAIWYAKHIDGVADVYSFIKIIK, from the coding sequence ATGATTTTAAAATTAGGCATTTTCACATTTTTGGTTTTATTTTTTTGCGCTTGCTCTTCAGTACTAACCCCAGCAACCGCGCCACTAAATGTCTATGATGCGTACTCTATTTCACGCGATAAACGTGGTATTTACTCGATCACAAGAGATAAATTTATACAAAGCAAATTGCAAAGCAAAATTTTATTTTCAAAAGGGCTTAGTAATATTGATATCGAGATAGAGGTTTTTTACGGAGATGCTTATCTGATCGGACTTGTTGATAGTAAAGAGCTTGAAGATAAGCTAGTAGAACTAGCCAAAAGTACAGATGGTGTGCGAAAAATTTATACCTATCTTCGTATCAAAAAGCCAGAATATCCGTGCGATAGTCTAAAAATTCTTGCAAACTTAAAGCAAAATCTTTTTAAAGATAGTATAGTTGAGGGCACAAATGTGCGTGTTAGCATAGTTGGCTGTGATGTTGTATTTAGTGGCGTAGTTGATAGCATTGAGCAAGAAAAACATGCTATTTGGTACGCTAAGCATATTGACGGCGTGGCCGATGTCTACTCATTCATCAAAATTATCAAATAA
- a CDS encoding molybdate ABC transporter substrate-binding protein: protein MKKVFKFLCVAALLVINAFGAEVNVYAAANTTYAFPELIKEFNKLHPNAKINLTLGASGGLVTQIQNSAPADIFMAADMGFAQKAYDTGFASTEPKVYAQGAVAIFSIRDVDFKKGIEVVRGLKAISVANPQTAPYGKASIEALKNAKLYDEVEKNIVYAQKISETLSQALSASDVGFIAASALFDEKMSKYKEGVNYIFVPQELYTPIDQGIVLLKHTEKNDDAKAFYEFILGDKSREIFKKFGYNVPAK, encoded by the coding sequence ATGAAAAAAGTTTTTAAATTTTTATGTGTGGCGGCTTTGCTTGTCATAAACGCATTTGGCGCTGAAGTAAATGTCTATGCTGCGGCAAATACGACATATGCATTTCCTGAGCTTATAAAAGAGTTTAACAAGCTTCATCCAAACGCAAAGATCAACTTAACCCTTGGTGCAAGTGGTGGTCTTGTTACTCAGATCCAAAACTCAGCTCCAGCTGATATATTCATGGCTGCTGATATGGGCTTTGCGCAAAAAGCTTATGATACAGGCTTTGCAAGTACTGAGCCAAAAGTTTATGCACAAGGCGCTGTTGCTATTTTTTCTATCAGAGATGTTGACTTTAAAAAAGGTATCGAAGTTGTTCGTGGCTTAAAAGCGATCTCTGTCGCAAATCCACAAACTGCACCATACGGCAAAGCTAGTATAGAAGCACTAAAAAATGCAAAACTTTATGATGAAGTAGAAAAAAATATCGTCTATGCTCAAAAAATTTCTGAAACTCTATCTCAGGCGCTAAGTGCATCTGATGTAGGTTTTATCGCTGCTAGCGCACTTTTTGATGAGAAAATGTCAAAATACAAAGAGGGCGTTAATTACATCTTTGTTCCACAAGAGCTATACACTCCGATCGATCAAGGTATCGTTCTTCTAAAACATACTGAAAAAAATGATGATGCAAAAGCATTTTACGAGTTTATCTTAGGTGATAAATCAAGAGAAATTTTCAAGAAATTTGGTTACAACGTTCCAGCTAAATGA
- a CDS encoding ABC transporter, with protein MKFLLSIFFSLLLACANTDINTNSESDEFDVEFEARKDVFDPLSGYNRIMTHANDFIYVNMLTPVAKGYAYVVPKTARTMVSNFFDNLLFPVRFVNNLLQFKFQNAGEETLRFLANTIIGFGGLTDGAKYYNLKPHDEDFGQTLGYWGLGSGFHIVWPLIGPSNLRDTGGMVGDYFADPISYVDPILLSTGIKSYRAFNSFSQDPTAYEKLRKDAIDLYPFLRDAYEQRRDKLIKE; from the coding sequence ATGAAATTTTTGCTTTCTATCTTTTTTAGTTTGCTTTTAGCCTGTGCTAATACGGACATAAATACGAACAGTGAAAGCGACGAATTTGATGTTGAATTTGAAGCAAGAAAAGATGTTTTTGACCCACTTAGTGGCTACAATAGAATTATGACGCATGCAAATGACTTTATCTATGTAAATATGCTAACTCCAGTGGCAAAAGGCTATGCCTATGTTGTGCCAAAAACAGCTAGAACAATGGTTTCAAATTTCTTTGACAACCTGCTTTTTCCGGTTCGCTTTGTAAATAACTTACTTCAGTTTAAATTTCAAAACGCTGGCGAAGAGACATTGAGATTTTTAGCAAATACGATAATAGGCTTTGGCGGACTAACAGACGGAGCAAAATACTACAATCTCAAACCTCACGATGAAGATTTTGGACAAACGCTTGGATATTGGGGTCTTGGCAGCGGTTTTCATATAGTTTGGCCACTTATTGGACCATCAAATTTAAGAGATACTGGTGGCATGGTCGGAGATTATTTTGCTGATCCTATTAGCTACGTTGATCCTATACTTTTATCCACTGGTATCAAGTCATATAGAGCGTTTAATAGCTTTTCGCAAGATCCAACTGCTTATGAAAAACTAAGAAAAGATGCTATTGATCTTTATCCATTTTTACGCGATGCTTACGAGCAAAGACGTGACAAGCTTATCAAGGAGTAA
- a CDS encoding sodium:proton antiporter, protein MQLHQASELSILVVLAFIVFASPYISKILRIPVAPAEIILGALASYIGLVGENEMFKLISEVGFFFLMFLAGMEIDLRMLINIDRKILRLGLIYLALIYSLATALTFSFDLSLLYIIIIPIMAVGMIFTLFKEYGRDVKWLNLSMLIATIGELISITLLTFIAAYLQFGASINLWLTIGYLILFLAISVLSFKILDVLFWWYPGLKVILMPHYDKDEKDIRLSIAVFFSMIALMLYLNLEVAFGAFIAGMFIATFFDHKKDLPHKLSSFGFGFLVPIFFIHIGSTFKLSSLSSNEVIKDAIFIFCAMLATRLFSSVLFVGKLGFKGIFLFSLSQSMPLTLLVAVATIAHKSGEISDYSYSSFILASLAQAIIGTIIIKFLMQSRSKE, encoded by the coding sequence TTGCAGTTACATCAAGCGAGCGAGCTTAGTATTCTTGTCGTTTTGGCATTTATCGTCTTTGCTTCGCCTTATATTTCTAAAATTTTACGCATTCCTGTCGCTCCTGCTGAGATAATACTTGGGGCACTAGCTAGCTACATCGGGCTTGTCGGCGAAAATGAGATGTTTAAGCTAATTAGCGAAGTTGGCTTTTTCTTTTTGATGTTTCTAGCTGGCATGGAGATCGATCTTAGAATGCTTATAAATATCGACCGCAAAATTTTACGTCTGGGGCTTATCTATCTTGCCCTCATTTACTCGCTAGCAACCGCACTTACATTTAGTTTTGATCTTAGTTTGCTTTATATTATCATTATCCCGATAATGGCCGTTGGCATGATATTTACGCTATTTAAAGAGTATGGCAGAGATGTAAAATGGCTAAATTTAAGCATGCTTATTGCAACTATTGGTGAGCTTATAAGCATTACGCTTTTGACATTTATAGCTGCCTATTTGCAGTTTGGAGCTAGTATAAATTTATGGCTAACGATTGGCTATTTGATCTTATTTTTAGCTATCAGTGTGCTTAGCTTTAAAATTTTAGATGTGCTTTTTTGGTGGTACCCGGGGCTTAAAGTGATCCTTATGCCACACTACGATAAGGATGAAAAAGATATTAGACTAAGCATTGCTGTATTTTTTTCGATGATTGCACTTATGCTTTATTTAAATTTAGAAGTTGCCTTTGGTGCGTTTATCGCAGGTATGTTTATAGCGACATTTTTTGATCATAAAAAAGACTTACCACACAAGCTTTCAAGCTTTGGATTTGGATTTTTGGTACCGATATTTTTTATACACATAGGCTCGACCTTTAAACTCTCAAGCCTAAGCTCAAATGAAGTGATAAAAGATGCTATTTTTATATTTTGTGCGATGCTTGCCACAAGGCTTTTTTCAAGTGTGTTATTTGTAGGGAAATTAGGATTTAAGGGGATATTTTTGTTTTCCCTCTCACAATCCATGCCACTAACACTTCTAGTAGCAGTTGCTACTATCGCACACAAATCAGGTGAGATAAGTGATTATTCTTACTCATCTTTTATCCTAGCAAGCCTAGCTCAAGCTATAATAGGGACAATAATTATAAAATTTCTAATGCAATCAAGAAGTAAGGAGTAA
- a CDS encoding molybdenum-dependent transcriptional regulator, which produces MKADINLELFLGEDTQVLAKHITLLKAIKETKSITKAAELVGISYKNAWDCLDTINNKSSKPLIIRADGNKKNSGSELSEYANKLIKIYDAILETQKDFLQKICQKVDFEDVDIVNLQRMNMNLSARNQLSCEIIGINRGAVNSQIVAKLSNGCTLESNITVESEKNLGLKVGQKVIYIFKAPAVILARDLDIKISTKNQLKGEVIEAKIGAVNAEITLKLSDEQTLTAIITKDSAMDMQIGVGDTLLAIVKSSQIIIGV; this is translated from the coding sequence TTGAAAGCAGATATAAATTTAGAACTATTTTTAGGCGAAGATACCCAGGTTTTAGCTAAACATATTACATTATTAAAGGCCATAAAAGAGACAAAAAGTATCACAAAAGCAGCGGAATTGGTTGGCATATCATACAAAAATGCTTGGGACTGCCTTGATACGATAAATAACAAAAGCAGCAAGCCGCTTATTATTAGAGCTGATGGAAATAAAAAAAATAGTGGCTCCGAGCTAAGCGAGTATGCCAATAAACTGATAAAAATTTATGATGCCATTCTTGAGACTCAAAAGGATTTTTTGCAAAAAATTTGTCAAAAAGTAGATTTTGAGGATGTAGATATTGTAAATCTTCAAAGAATGAATATGAACTTAAGTGCTAGAAATCAGCTCTCATGCGAGATTATTGGCATAAACCGCGGTGCGGTAAATTCTCAAATAGTTGCAAAACTAAGTAATGGCTGCACGCTTGAGTCAAATATCACGGTTGAAAGTGAGAAAAATTTAGGACTAAAAGTTGGGCAAAAAGTTATTTATATTTTTAAAGCTCCAGCTGTTATTTTGGCTAGGGATCTAGATATAAAAATAAGCACAAAAAATCAATTAAAAGGCGAGGTGATCGAAGCAAAGATAGGTGCTGTAAACGCTGAAATTACTTTAAAACTAAGCGATGAGCAGACTTTAACTGCTATCATCACAAAAGATAGTGCGATGGATATGCAAATAGGTGTTGGCGATACACTTTTAGCAATAGTAAAATCATCACAAATCATTATAGGAGTTTAA
- a CDS encoding molybdenum ABC transporter permease, translating to MQELSWLFDPLFLSVKVVLCQGALLIVFGLALAYYLAFSKTKLRAILEMIVTFPLIFPPIATGFLLLYLLGKNGIVGKALNLEIIFSFKALVLAAFIASLPLFVKPVASALSSLSRSLSEAAYSLGKDKFQTAIFVLFPCVAKSVAAAFILAISRGLGEVGITLILGGNIIGKTDTISLAIYNAVYDGKSDEALVLSLVLVVLSFISFGIINLLDKGKI from the coding sequence TTGCAAGAGCTCTCTTGGCTATTTGATCCGCTATTTTTAAGCGTAAAGGTCGTTTTATGCCAAGGGGCTTTGCTTATCGTTTTTGGGCTGGCTTTGGCTTATTATTTAGCTTTTAGTAAGACAAAGCTTAGAGCTATTTTAGAGATGATCGTAACTTTTCCACTCATTTTTCCGCCCATTGCGACTGGATTTTTACTGCTTTATCTGCTTGGTAAAAATGGCATCGTCGGCAAGGCTTTAAATTTAGAAATTATTTTTAGTTTTAAGGCTCTTGTGTTAGCTGCTTTTATAGCTTCGCTGCCGCTATTTGTAAAGCCTGTCGCTTCTGCTCTTAGCTCACTTTCAAGGAGCCTAAGTGAAGCAGCATACAGCCTCGGAAAAGATAAATTTCAAACAGCTATTTTTGTGCTTTTTCCATGTGTTGCAAAAAGCGTAGCAGCGGCTTTTATCTTAGCGATCTCGCGTGGGCTTGGCGAGGTTGGCATAACACTAATTTTGGGTGGCAATATCATAGGCAAAACAGACACTATCTCGCTTGCCATTTATAATGCTGTATACGATGGCAAAAGCGATGAGGCACTGGTTTTAAGCCTTGTTTTGGTTGTGTTAAGTTTTATTTCGTTTGGGATTATAAATTTGCTTGATAAAGGTAAAATTTAA
- a CDS encoding thiol peroxidase, giving the protein MINVPTNIYLNTLDGKEFDFSTFARTHDCVIFIYPKIGDDFELLSEELQNTAGMKGCTKQAINYKKFLKDFNDLGFMVVAVGSQDIAAQRKFQEETSAGVMFLNDSEFMLESALELPVFSASNGHKFYFRQTLIIKDGKVRHAYIVDDPENDAKNMLEKLKEKDY; this is encoded by the coding sequence ATGATAAACGTGCCTACAAATATATATTTAAATACTCTAGACGGTAAGGAATTTGATTTTTCTACCTTTGCAAGGACGCATGATTGCGTTATTTTTATCTACCCAAAGATAGGTGATGACTTTGAGCTTTTAAGCGAGGAACTGCAAAATACAGCTGGCATGAAGGGCTGCACCAAACAAGCAATAAACTACAAGAAATTTTTAAAAGATTTTAACGATCTTGGTTTCATGGTAGTGGCTGTTGGCTCCCAAGATATCGCAGCTCAAAGGAAATTTCAAGAAGAAACTTCAGCTGGAGTTATGTTCTTAAATGATAGTGAGTTTATGCTTGAGAGCGCACTTGAACTTCCAGTTTTTTCTGCATCAAATGGTCATAAATTCTACTTTAGACAAACACTTATCATAAAAGATGGCAAGGTAAGGCACGCATATATAGTGGATGATCCTGAGAATGATGCCAAAAATATGCTAGAAAAACTCAAAGAAAAAGACTACTAG